One region of Syntrophobacter fumaroxidans MPOB genomic DNA includes:
- the tilS gene encoding tRNA lysidine(34) synthetase TilS: protein MQHPLPHRLSDFVVRHHLISRGDHVLVAVSGGPDSIALLHLLAHQRESLAIGRISVLHFNHRLRGAESDADCVFVRSVAEKMGLPVVCGEEDVRRYRQGRTISMEMAARERRHRFFRRSLDQYSAQRIALGHTSNDQAEEVLLRLLRGVGPSGMEGMRPLGPGGVIRPLLFAGRAEILEYLHDLKIPFREDSSNLEPVCRRNVLRLQVLPLLEKHFHPRLVRTLSRHARLVAEEESWWSDRMRAMWPEICPSETSGRVELDREALRTLHPALQRRVFRHAVERFQGHLMGISTAHVLALCRLAATDASGKEIHLPGGLRAVAEGHRIFLALASEAAGPVAPAAGRLIVPAPGRYDYAGMTIDIRKEVSAKPGSGALPTPVPNAAHMDADAIRWPMTIRSWKPGDRFRPLGLHGTKKLQDFFTDSKIPRSERRRIPLLCDGEKICWVVGRRLDDRVKVTPQTKEIIVAELI, encoded by the coding sequence GTGCAGCATCCGCTTCCCCATCGCCTGTCCGACTTCGTCGTTCGGCACCACCTCATTTCCCGTGGCGACCATGTGCTCGTCGCCGTTTCCGGAGGCCCGGATTCCATCGCCCTGCTTCACCTGCTGGCTCACCAACGGGAATCCCTCGCCATCGGCCGAATCTCCGTCCTACACTTCAACCACCGGCTGCGCGGCGCGGAATCGGACGCCGACTGCGTCTTCGTGCGGTCCGTGGCCGAGAAGATGGGGTTGCCGGTCGTCTGTGGAGAAGAAGACGTGCGTCGGTATCGACAGGGACGCACGATTTCCATGGAAATGGCGGCAAGGGAGCGCCGGCACCGTTTTTTCCGGCGGTCCCTCGACCAGTACTCCGCACAGAGGATCGCCCTTGGGCATACCTCCAACGATCAGGCCGAGGAGGTCCTGCTCCGGCTGTTGCGGGGGGTCGGGCCGTCGGGCATGGAGGGGATGCGCCCTCTCGGGCCTGGAGGGGTGATCCGGCCGCTGTTGTTTGCCGGCAGGGCGGAAATCCTGGAATACCTTCACGACCTGAAAATCCCGTTCCGTGAAGATTCCTCCAACCTGGAACCCGTTTGCCGGCGCAACGTGCTGAGACTTCAAGTGCTCCCGCTCCTCGAAAAGCACTTCCATCCCCGCCTGGTCAGGACGCTCTCGCGCCACGCCCGACTGGTCGCCGAAGAGGAATCCTGGTGGTCGGACCGCATGCGCGCCATGTGGCCGGAAATCTGCCCGTCCGAAACCTCCGGCCGCGTCGAACTGGATCGCGAGGCGCTCCGCACGCTTCATCCCGCCCTGCAAAGGCGGGTGTTCCGCCACGCCGTCGAGCGGTTCCAGGGGCATCTCATGGGGATTTCCACGGCGCACGTTCTGGCCCTGTGCAGGCTTGCCGCAACCGATGCGTCCGGGAAGGAAATCCATCTTCCGGGCGGCTTGAGGGCCGTGGCGGAGGGGCACCGCATTTTTCTGGCACTCGCTTCGGAAGCCGCCGGTCCTGTGGCGCCGGCGGCAGGGCGTCTCATCGTCCCAGCTCCGGGACGGTACGATTACGCGGGGATGACTATCGATATCCGGAAGGAGGTTTCCGCCAAACCGGGGAGCGGGGCCTTGCCGACCCCGGTGCCGAACGCCGCTCACATGGACGCGGACGCAATCCGCTGGCCGATGACCATCAGATCGTGGAAACCCGGCGACCGTTTTCGCCCGCTCGGACTGCACGGCACAAAGAAGCTCCAGGACTTCTTCACCGATTCCAAGATCCCCCGTTCCGAGCGCCGTCGGATTCCCCTTCTGTGCGACGGGGAGAAGATCTGCTGGGTGGTCGGCCGCAGGCTCGACGATCGGGTCAAGGTGACTCCGCAAACCAAAGAAATCATCGTGGCTGAATTGATCTGA
- a CDS encoding Hsp20/alpha crystallin family protein: protein MVRDTMLSKLAEMKRRMDALYAESFKPENEQSADVETAAVDWEPSADITEREDAVRFFIDLPGVLESELTVEVADNRLVVRGKREIPIEDAPASACRCHRERPYGSFRRVFAIPGDCLTESIGAELKAGVLSIEIPRQAPHRGSAHKVEVRSE, encoded by the coding sequence GTGGTGAGAGACACGATGCTGAGCAAGCTTGCTGAAATGAAGCGACGAATGGACGCGCTTTATGCGGAGAGCTTCAAGCCTGAGAATGAGCAATCTGCGGATGTGGAAACCGCTGCCGTGGATTGGGAGCCGTCGGCGGACATTACGGAACGGGAAGACGCGGTCCGATTTTTCATCGACCTGCCCGGAGTGCTCGAGTCGGAGCTCACGGTTGAAGTTGCCGATAACAGGCTGGTGGTAAGGGGAAAGCGGGAAATTCCGATTGAGGACGCGCCGGCATCAGCCTGCCGGTGTCATCGGGAGCGGCCTTATGGGTCTTTCCGCAGGGTGTTTGCCATTCCCGGCGATTGCCTCACCGAATCCATCGGCGCCGAGCTGAAAGCCGGGGTCTTGTCCATCGAGATCCCCAGGCAGGCCCCGCACCGCGGCTCCGCTCACAAGGTTGAAGTTCGTTCGGAGTGA
- a CDS encoding ParB N-terminal domain-containing protein: MDWKADMRGFHSPVELESVDFSERTFAIRRFSPSDALHRSLDRHGILNPPWVLSERAGRFIIVDGFKRLEWARDRRLQSVECMVFPADSDRAALMLNRIEARLFGPSLNAAEKAQIVSKLACHVPAERLPRELGGMQGIVSRPGAVEAWRRAADAGGALLPALGAEEIGERAALEIVKWDEADRDAMIALLKILRCSSSIQLEIVERVDEISRQQGRSRREVLHEGELTRIAADPGANRRQKTQEIREVLRRWRFPRLSARADRFAEELVDASLPGGIEVVPPPSFEGEDWQLRIDFSDPEQLRLRLEAAERFARSPNLVRLMRHDVPGCRK, translated from the coding sequence ATGGATTGGAAGGCTGATATGAGGGGTTTCCACTCGCCGGTGGAGCTCGAGAGCGTGGATTTTTCCGAGCGCACCTTCGCCATTCGCCGTTTCAGTCCCTCCGATGCGCTTCATCGGTCCCTGGACCGTCACGGCATTCTGAATCCCCCATGGGTTCTGAGCGAACGGGCCGGCCGGTTCATCATCGTGGACGGCTTCAAACGGCTGGAATGGGCTCGGGATCGTCGGCTGCAAAGTGTTGAATGCATGGTCTTCCCGGCGGATTCGGACCGCGCGGCGCTCATGCTGAACCGAATCGAAGCCCGGCTTTTCGGACCTTCGCTCAATGCCGCGGAGAAAGCGCAGATCGTTTCCAAGCTGGCGTGCCATGTGCCGGCGGAACGGCTGCCCCGCGAGCTTGGGGGAATGCAGGGGATCGTGTCGCGTCCGGGCGCGGTTGAAGCCTGGCGCCGGGCGGCCGATGCCGGCGGGGCGCTTCTGCCGGCGCTCGGCGCCGAGGAAATCGGCGAGCGGGCGGCACTTGAAATCGTGAAATGGGACGAGGCGGACCGGGATGCGATGATCGCGCTGCTCAAGATATTGCGTTGCAGTTCGAGCATCCAGTTGGAGATTGTCGAGCGAGTGGATGAGATCTCGCGGCAGCAGGGTCGTAGCAGGCGTGAAGTCCTTCATGAAGGCGAGCTCACCCGGATTGCGGCCGATCCCGGGGCAAACCGCCGGCAGAAAACTCAGGAAATCAGGGAAGTGCTTCGGCGTTGGCGATTTCCGCGTTTGAGCGCGAGGGCGGACCGATTCGCCGAGGAACTCGTGGATGCCTCGCTCCCCGGGGGGATTGAAGTCGTGCCCCCGCCGTCGTTCGAAGGGGAGGACTGGCAGCTCAGAATCGACTTTTCGGACCCGGAGCAGTTGCGCTTACGCCTGGAGGCGGCGGAACGGTTTGCCCGGTCCCCGAACCTGGTTCGACTGATGCGCCACGATGTCCCGGGTTGCAGGAAATGA
- a CDS encoding phosphoribosylaminoimidazolesuccinocarboxamide synthase has product MSGSPDLVLETDFPGLKLLNRGKVRDIYDLGDSLLIVATDRISAFDVIMPNPVPDKGRILTRITEFWLRFLSDVTENHLISSDVSRYPEQCRPYERVLAGRSMWVKKARVFPVECIVRGYLAGSGWEDYRKTGQVCGIALPAGLQEAQQLPEPIFTPSTKATLGEHDENISFDAMAAAIGEEMAQGVRDVTIKVYLKASSYARQRGIILADTKFEFGLVEGRLTLVDEVLTPDSSRFWPADRYRVGSSPESFDKQYLRDYLVRSGWKKTDPPPVLPPDVVENTRKRYLEALERLSGHGLEG; this is encoded by the coding sequence ATGTCCGGCAGTCCCGATCTGGTCCTGGAAACCGATTTCCCGGGTTTGAAACTGCTCAACCGGGGGAAAGTGAGAGACATCTACGACTTGGGCGATTCTCTCCTGATTGTCGCCACGGATCGCATTTCCGCGTTTGACGTGATCATGCCGAATCCCGTGCCGGACAAGGGCAGAATCCTGACTCGAATCACCGAGTTCTGGCTGCGTTTTTTGAGTGATGTGACGGAAAACCACCTGATCAGCAGCGACGTCTCGCGGTATCCGGAGCAGTGTCGGCCCTATGAACGGGTGCTGGCGGGACGCAGCATGTGGGTGAAGAAGGCCCGGGTCTTCCCCGTGGAATGCATCGTGAGGGGATACCTCGCCGGCTCGGGGTGGGAGGACTACCGGAAAACCGGACAGGTGTGCGGCATTGCCCTGCCCGCCGGGCTCCAGGAAGCGCAGCAGCTTCCGGAGCCTATTTTCACCCCATCCACGAAAGCGACCCTGGGCGAGCACGACGAGAATATCTCTTTTGACGCGATGGCGGCGGCTATCGGCGAAGAAATGGCGCAGGGGGTTCGGGACGTCACCATTAAGGTATATTTGAAGGCTTCCTCCTACGCGAGGCAGCGCGGGATCATCCTGGCCGACACCAAGTTCGAATTCGGCCTGGTGGAGGGACGTTTGACGCTGGTGGACGAAGTCCTCACGCCGGATTCGAGCCGTTTCTGGCCTGCCGATCGGTACCGCGTCGGGAGCAGTCCCGAGAGTTTCGACAAGCAATACCTGAGAGACTACCTGGTCCGCAGCGGATGGAAGAAGACCGATCCGCCGCCGGTGCTGCCGCCGGACGTCGTCGAGAACACCCGCAAGCGTTACCTGGAAGCGCTGGAACGGCTGTCCGGCCATGGATTGGAAGGCTGA
- a CDS encoding proline--tRNA ligase, with the protein MRYSKYFIHTLFEVPKEAETPSHILLLRGCYIHPVAAGVYSLLPLGHRVAEKIKAILREELNAIEGLEVTMPVLNPAELWKKSSRYYDIGQELFRIKDRKDREFVLAMTHEEVITDIARQFLRSYRHLPVMLYQIQTKIRDEARPRAGLLRVREFFMNDAYSFHPDFADLDAYYPRIFNAYLRIFTRCGLTTVPIEADSGIMGGTGSHEFMLESPNGEDRFVVCTQCDYRANTEKAQGLIPPVKYSGDAPPPMEAVPTPGIKTIADLMRFFDCPEDRLLKTVAYEADGELVLAVIRGDFSVSATKLANHLKAVKVDFAPEKSLSARGLHAGFLSPVGLHGVKIVCDASVTGPAPFVAGGNAPDVHYRNVVCGRDFTPFDAADLAEVRDGDRCTRCAEGILRIRRGIELGHTFKLGTKYTAAESMDATYLDAAGNQQRVVMGCYGIGVERLMASAVEQWHDEGGMSFPYSIAPFQVILCSLGRKPEILEAAQALYERLGAHYDTIYDDRDESPGVKLKDADLLGVPIRVVVSQKLLQKGEVEIKVRRTGVVIVCPRDELLETLERIVADLQPSFEGLPFMPE; encoded by the coding sequence ATGCGTTATTCGAAATACTTTATCCATACGCTGTTCGAAGTCCCCAAGGAAGCGGAGACCCCATCGCATATCCTGCTTCTGCGCGGCTGCTACATTCACCCCGTGGCGGCGGGAGTCTATTCATTGCTGCCCCTGGGGCACCGGGTCGCCGAGAAGATAAAGGCCATTCTGCGTGAAGAACTGAACGCCATCGAGGGGCTTGAGGTCACCATGCCGGTTCTCAACCCTGCCGAGCTTTGGAAGAAATCGTCACGGTATTACGATATCGGCCAGGAGCTATTCCGGATCAAAGACCGCAAAGACAGGGAATTCGTTCTGGCCATGACTCACGAGGAAGTGATCACCGATATTGCGAGGCAGTTTCTGCGCTCATACCGTCACCTGCCCGTGATGCTCTACCAGATCCAGACGAAAATCCGCGATGAGGCGCGTCCGAGGGCCGGGTTGCTCCGGGTTCGGGAATTCTTCATGAACGACGCCTACAGCTTTCATCCCGATTTTGCCGATCTGGACGCCTACTATCCGAGGATTTTCAACGCCTACCTGAGGATATTCACCCGGTGCGGGCTGACGACCGTGCCCATCGAGGCCGATTCGGGCATCATGGGCGGAACGGGTTCGCATGAATTCATGCTCGAATCCCCCAACGGCGAGGACCGGTTCGTCGTGTGCACGCAGTGCGACTATCGGGCCAACACCGAAAAAGCGCAGGGCCTGATTCCCCCGGTGAAGTATTCGGGCGATGCTCCGCCCCCGATGGAAGCGGTTCCCACGCCGGGGATAAAAACCATCGCGGACCTGATGCGCTTTTTCGACTGTCCCGAAGACCGCCTCCTCAAGACCGTGGCCTATGAAGCCGACGGCGAGCTGGTTTTGGCGGTCATAAGAGGAGATTTTTCCGTTTCCGCCACCAAGCTCGCCAACCACCTGAAGGCCGTCAAGGTGGATTTTGCCCCTGAAAAAAGTCTTTCGGCCAGGGGGCTGCATGCCGGGTTCCTCTCTCCGGTGGGCCTGCACGGTGTGAAGATCGTGTGCGACGCCTCGGTGACGGGGCCGGCTCCCTTTGTTGCGGGTGGAAACGCGCCCGACGTCCACTACAGGAACGTCGTCTGCGGGCGCGATTTCACGCCCTTCGATGCGGCCGATCTCGCGGAGGTGCGCGACGGCGACCGCTGCACCCGGTGCGCCGAGGGGATTCTGCGTATCCGGCGGGGGATCGAGCTGGGGCACACGTTCAAACTGGGCACGAAATACACCGCCGCGGAAAGCATGGACGCCACGTATCTCGATGCCGCGGGGAATCAGCAGCGTGTGGTCATGGGATGCTACGGCATAGGCGTTGAGCGGCTGATGGCGTCCGCGGTTGAGCAGTGGCACGACGAGGGCGGCATGAGCTTTCCATACAGCATCGCGCCATTCCAGGTGATTCTCTGTTCACTGGGCAGGAAACCCGAAATCCTGGAGGCGGCGCAAGCACTCTATGAACGACTTGGCGCCCATTATGACACCATCTATGACGATCGCGACGAATCCCCGGGAGTGAAACTCAAGGATGCGGACCTGCTGGGGGTCCCCATTCGGGTCGTCGTGAGTCAGAAGTTGCTGCAAAAGGGTGAAGTGGAAATCAAGGTCAGGCGAACCGGCGTCGTGATCGTTTGCCCCCGGGATGAGCTGCTGGAAACCTTGGAGCGGATCGTCGCCGACCTGCAGCCTTCGTTTGAAGGCTTGCCGTTCATGCCGGAATAG
- a CDS encoding EF-hand domain-containing protein, with translation MSRSIGFLQLAVAMTIIFAAGAAGAQMSGPDRQARFDALDTDYDGRVSHDEFVSDAKARAERLFGRLDTHGDGYFTGDQVDKARKDAAERRGGAPPRGAQPRFQGMDASRDGKVSHDEFMSGSAVQAERRFRRMDVNGDGYLSREEFLGARTQKPKRLDDRSEPPVR, from the coding sequence ATGAGTCGATCAATCGGATTTCTTCAGCTTGCGGTCGCCATGACCATAATATTCGCCGCCGGAGCGGCGGGTGCGCAAATGAGCGGTCCGGACCGCCAGGCGCGATTCGATGCCCTGGATACCGACTACGACGGCAGGGTCAGTCACGACGAATTTGTTTCGGATGCGAAGGCACGGGCGGAAAGGCTTTTCGGCAGGTTGGACACCCACGGTGACGGGTATTTCACCGGCGATCAAGTGGACAAAGCCCGAAAAGACGCCGCGGAGCGCCGGGGCGGAGCGCCCCCCAGAGGGGCGCAGCCCCGGTTCCAGGGTATGGATGCCAGCCGTGACGGCAAGGTGTCTCATGACGAGTTCATGTCCGGCTCAGCGGTGCAGGCCGAACGGCGGTTCCGGCGGATGGACGTCAACGGCGACGGGTACCTCAGCCGGGAGGAGTTTCTGGGGGCGCGCACGCAGAAGCCGAAACGGCTGGATGACCGCTCGGAGCCGCCGGTGCGATAA
- the htpX gene encoding zinc metalloprotease HtpX, with the protein MGSRFRTTVLLAALTALIIWIGGAVGGSHGMMIAFVLALVMNVGSYWFSDKIVLAMYRAQPLSEADAPQIYRIVRELSASANLPMPRVYLIPESAPNAFATGRNPENAVIAVTEGLWRILTPDEIRGVLAHELAHVKNRDILVSSIAATLAGVVMILARMAQWGALFGGGRSSSDEDSGGGMLGLVVTAILAPIAAMLIQLAISRSREYLADETGAAFSHNPESLARALEKLAMASHQNPMEDASPSTAHLFIVNPLSGRSLANLFSTHPPIEERIRRLRSM; encoded by the coding sequence ATGGGAAGCAGGTTTCGCACGACAGTTCTCCTGGCGGCACTCACCGCGTTGATCATATGGATCGGGGGTGCGGTCGGAGGTTCTCACGGCATGATGATAGCCTTCGTTTTGGCGCTCGTCATGAACGTGGGCAGTTATTGGTTCTCGGACAAGATCGTTTTGGCCATGTACCGGGCGCAGCCGTTGAGTGAGGCCGACGCCCCGCAGATTTACCGGATTGTCAGAGAGCTCTCCGCGTCGGCCAACCTGCCGATGCCGAGGGTCTACCTGATTCCGGAATCCGCGCCGAACGCTTTCGCGACCGGCAGAAACCCGGAAAATGCAGTGATTGCTGTGACTGAAGGCCTGTGGCGCATTCTCACCCCGGATGAAATTCGAGGGGTGCTCGCACACGAACTGGCTCATGTGAAAAATCGCGACATCCTGGTGAGCTCAATCGCGGCGACCCTGGCCGGTGTGGTCATGATTCTCGCCAGGATGGCGCAGTGGGGAGCCTTGTTCGGCGGGGGGCGCAGCAGCAGTGACGAAGACAGCGGCGGAGGGATGCTCGGGCTGGTGGTTACTGCGATCCTGGCACCCATTGCGGCCATGCTGATACAGCTCGCCATTTCGAGGTCGCGCGAATATCTCGCCGACGAGACCGGGGCCGCCTTCTCGCACAACCCGGAATCCCTTGCGCGGGCGCTGGAAAAACTGGCCATGGCCTCGCACCAGAACCCCATGGAGGACGCCAGCCCGTCCACGGCGCATCTCTTCATCGTGAATCCTCTTTCCGGACGGTCACTCGCCAACCTCTTCAGCACTCATCCCCCCATCGAAGAGCGCATACGGCGACTGCGCTCCATGTGA
- a CDS encoding adenylosuccinate synthase, which produces MANVVIVGSQWGDEGKGKIVDLFTEKADYVVRFQGGNNAGHTLVVNGEKHIFHLVPSGILHKGKVCMIGNGVVVDPGVLIREMDRLHEAGIPVTRENLLISRYAHVIMPYHRAMDNARENRKGKTKIGTTGRGIGPCYEDKVARCGVRIHDLSDPKTLGEKIRRNLEEKNFLLERFFGEKPLDAAAMEQEYLAYGERLAPLVDNVSERLQEAVREGRNILFEGAQGTHLDIDHGTYPFVTSSNTVAGNAACGSGIGPTRIDRVLGVVKAYTTRVGGGPFPSELLDETGERMRTRGGEFGATTGRPRRCGWLDMVVVKTAIRLNGLSGLLITKLDVLTGIPKLKIVTSYKCGPRKIEFMPPELEALEACEPVYEEFHGWEEDIGSVRKFTDLPVNTRRYLQALEEMAGVPLMVVSVGPARDETIVLEYPF; this is translated from the coding sequence ATGGCGAATGTAGTCATCGTTGGAAGCCAGTGGGGAGATGAAGGGAAAGGGAAGATCGTCGACCTTTTCACCGAGAAGGCGGATTACGTCGTTCGCTTCCAGGGCGGGAACAATGCCGGCCATACCCTGGTCGTAAACGGTGAGAAGCATATTTTTCACCTCGTTCCTTCGGGTATCCTGCACAAGGGGAAAGTCTGCATGATCGGCAACGGGGTAGTGGTCGACCCCGGTGTGCTCATCCGGGAAATGGACAGGCTGCACGAAGCCGGGATCCCCGTGACGCGGGAGAACCTGCTGATCAGCCGCTACGCCCACGTCATCATGCCTTATCACCGCGCCATGGACAATGCCCGGGAAAACCGGAAGGGAAAAACGAAGATCGGAACCACGGGCCGGGGAATCGGCCCCTGTTACGAGGATAAAGTGGCGCGATGCGGCGTGAGGATTCACGACTTGTCCGATCCCAAAACGCTGGGGGAAAAGATCCGGCGCAACCTGGAGGAGAAGAATTTCCTCCTGGAACGGTTTTTCGGCGAAAAGCCGCTCGATGCCGCCGCCATGGAACAGGAATACCTGGCCTACGGCGAGCGGCTCGCGCCCCTGGTGGACAACGTTTCCGAACGGTTGCAGGAAGCGGTCCGTGAAGGAAGGAACATCCTTTTTGAAGGAGCGCAGGGAACCCACCTCGACATCGATCACGGAACCTATCCATTCGTGACTTCATCCAACACCGTCGCCGGGAACGCCGCATGCGGTTCGGGAATCGGCCCGACGAGAATCGACAGGGTGCTCGGAGTGGTAAAGGCTTACACGACCCGCGTCGGCGGAGGTCCCTTCCCTTCGGAACTGCTCGACGAAACCGGGGAACGAATGCGCACCAGGGGCGGAGAATTCGGGGCCACAACCGGCCGGCCAAGGCGTTGCGGGTGGTTGGACATGGTCGTGGTAAAGACGGCGATTCGCCTCAACGGCCTGTCCGGATTGCTGATCACCAAGCTCGACGTCCTGACGGGAATACCGAAGCTGAAAATCGTCACATCCTATAAATGCGGCCCCAGGAAGATCGAATTCATGCCTCCCGAGTTGGAGGCATTGGAGGCCTGCGAACCGGTCTATGAAGAATTCCACGGATGGGAGGAAGATATCGGCTCAGTCCGGAAATTCACCGACCTGCCGGTCAATACGCGGCGATATCTGCAAGCCCTGGAGGAAATGGCAGGCGTTCCGCTCATGGTCGTTTCGGTGGGACCGGCACGCGACGAGACCATTGTCCTCGAATATCCGTTCTAG